The Bradysia coprophila strain Holo2 unplaced genomic scaffold, BU_Bcop_v1 contig_193, whole genome shotgun sequence genome window below encodes:
- the LOC119075201 gene encoding peroxisome biogenesis factor 10 → MSFYYANAGQPEILRSIQKDATFASTLGQQMSDILRCSSNRHWIKYNNLCKLLAELLYHGFACFNNIQTLGEEYTGIIQIDSKYIALPSKGLQFVAILLEFCGEELFNKLVRIVERDVRNNDDLLPEAKSGILKVCGTVRKSVPYVKAIHRGIFYLNGNKLQISKRLTGINYVLVRYWLNVNHSVYGYKVLGVISLIQLALATVTAMKDTLRKNEYRERISSKKDSNRPIRRAVDGKKCVLCLEVRDGTSATLCGHLFCWECILDWLDQKEECPVCREGIKKSSVVFLKNFQ, encoded by the coding sequence ATGAGTTTCTACTATGCGAACGCTGGTCAACCGGAGATCCTACGAAGTATCCAAAAAGATGCAACATTCGCATCAACATTGGGCCAACAAATGTCGGACATCCTCCGCTGCTCCAGCAACCGCCATTGGATCAAATACAACAATCTGTGCAAACTGCTAGCCGAGCTGCTCTATCACGGATTCGCCTGTTTCAACAACATACAAACTCTGGGCGAAGAGTACACCGGCATCATTCAAATCGACTCCAAATACATTGCCCTGCCCAGCAAGGGTCTTCAGTTTGTGGCAATTTTGCTGGAGTTTTGCGGCGAGGAATTGTTCAATAAATTGGTGCGAATTGTCGAACGGGACGTACGGAACAATGATGATTTGTTGCCGGAAgcgaaaagtggaattttgaAAGTGTGCGGCACCGTTCGCAAATCGGTGCCGTATGTCAAGGCGATTCATCGGGGGATTTTTTACTTGAATGGCAACAAATTGCAAATATCGAAACGGCTGACTGGAATCAATTACGTTTTGGTTAGATACTGGCTGAACGTCAACCATTCCGTGTATGGATATAAAGTGCTGGGTGTGATAAGTTTGATTCAGCTGGCTTTGGCTACAGTTACGGCCATGAAAGACACACTGCGAAAGAATGAATACAGGGAACGGATATCGAGCAAAAAGGATTCAAATCGGCCAATACGTAGGGCAGTCGATggtaaaaaatgtgttttgtgtCTAGAAGTTCGTGACGGTACGAGTGCTACACTGTGTGgacatttgttttgttggGAATGCATTTTAGATTGGCTGGATCAGAAGGAAGAGTGTCCGGTGTGCAGGGAAGGGATCAAAAAATCGTCTGTGGTGTTTCTGAAGAACTTCCAGTAG
- the LOC119075190 gene encoding lariat debranching enzyme: protein MKIAIEGCAHGELEKIYDTIALIEKEQNYKVDLLLCCGDFQATRNEDDLHCMAIPKKFYDMCTFYKYYSGEKVAPILTIFIGGNHEASNYLQELPYGGWVAPNIYYLGYAGCVNVNGIRIAGLSGIYKGFDFFKGHFEFSPYSEDTKRSVYHIRQLEVYRLKQLSGQIDICMSHDWPRGVHKYGNEQQLLKFKPFFRDDIENNKLGSPPSHDLLMHIKPKYWFSAHLHCQFSAVVHHDDSDTDTKFLALDKCLPKRRFLQILDVDSDDGDVKLSYDLEWLTVLYATNDLLSYKNLSNYMPADSSTPTDAQKAFILEKFQNNLVVPTDFCRTVEPYNPESRKDHPSQQKAQRNPQTTTLCNLLGIDDPVSLAMHINGHELNDSTYNDSAMNNDSLMSSDSSFNTSSEVTPLKRKSLLDTLPPPNCSTPSYNPDQVDIDDDIDSSPLADQLVAVESPIRDTSGTDGMDSMLQNSTLSSSMENNDVECCADSIVPLKKKFKRRNASIYEAE from the exons atgaaaattgcAATCGAAGGCTGTGCTCATGGCGAGCTAGAGAAAATCTACGACACAATCGCATTGATCGAGAAGGAGCAAAACTACAAAGTTGATCTGTTATTGTGCTGCGGCGACTTCCAAGCCACGCGTAACGAGGACGATCTCCATTGCATGGCGATACCGAAGAAATTCTACGACATGTGCACCTTCTACAAATACTACAGCGGCGAAAAGGTGGCGCCCATCTTGACCATTTTCATCGGCGGAAATCACGAAGCGTCCAACTATCTGCAAGAGTTGCCGTACGGTGGTTGGGTGGCACCAAACATTTACTATTTGGGATATGCCGGTTGCGTTAATGTCAATGGGATTCGAATTGCTGGACTGTCGG GCATTTACAAAGGATTCGACTTCTTCAAAGGACATTTCGAGTTTTCACCGTACTCGGAGGATACCAAACGCAGTGTCTATCACATTCGCCAGTTGGAAGTGTATCGCTTGAAGCAATTGTCCGGCCAAATTGACATTTGTATGTCGCACGATTGGCCGCGTGGCGTTCATAAATACGGTAACGAACAGCAGCTGCTCAAATTCAAACCATTCTTCCGGGACGACATTGAGAACAATAAGCTGGGCAGTCCACCCAGTCACGACTTGCTGATGCACATCAAACCAAAATATTGGTTTTCCGCTCACTTGCACTGCCAATTCTCGGCGGTCGTACATCACGACGACAGTGACACGGACACGAAATTCTTGGCGTTAGATAAATGTCTGCCGAAGCGACGTTTCCTCCAAATTCTGGATGTCGATAGTGACGACGGCGACGTCAAACTTTCTTATGACTTGGAATGGTTGACGGTGTTGTATGCCACAAATGACCTGCTGAGCTACAAAAACTTGTCCAACTACATGCCTGCCGATAGTTCCACACCCACCGATGCGCAGAAGGcattcattttagagaaattcCAAAACAATTTGGTTGTACCGACGGATTTCTGTCGAACTGTTGAGCCATACAATCCGGAGAGCCGGAAAGACCATCCAAGTCAACAGAAAGCGCAACGCAATCCACAGACGACGACACTGTGCAACCTATTGGGTATAGACGATCCAGTAAGTCTTGCGATGCACATCAATGGCCACGAGTTGAATGACTCCACCTACAACGATTCGGCGATGAACAACGATTCGTTGATGTCGTCGGACAGTTCCTTCAATACGAGCAGTGAAGTGACACCGCTGAAACGGAAATCGTTGCTCGACACATTACCGCCACCAAATTGCAGCACACCGTCGTACAATCCGGATCAGGTCGACATTGATGACGATATTGATTCATCACCGTTGGCCGATCAACTCGTCGCTGTTGAGTCGCCCATCCGCGATACGAGTGGAACAGATGGAATGGATTCAATGCTGCAGAACAGTACGTTGTCATCATCGATGGAAAATAACGACGTGGAGTGTTGCGCGGACTCCATTGTGCCGCTGAAGAAAAAGTTCAAGAGAAGAAATGCATCGATTTACGAAGCCGAGTAA
- the LOC119075199 gene encoding putative deoxyribonuclease TATDN1: MRPVQKLATKVMKYIDIGANLTDPMFQGMYNNSAKHPADYKNVLQRAWQAGMEKIILTVGTITEADEALKFAADDDRLFITMGCHPTRCKEFEPNPAEYFGKLCSYIENNKSKVVAVGECGLDYDRLKFCDAATQRTYFEKQLDLVETYRLPLFLHCRNAFDDFWDIVDRNRAKITSGGVVHSFDGTLEQALKFIEFGFFIGINGCSLKTDEQLAVVAKIPKEKILLETDSPWCSIRNSHASAKHVKTTFPTVKKKEKWTENTLIDGRCEPLQIIQVLEVLAAIRNENVEELADVIYGNTLKLFFPS, from the exons ATGAGACCTGTGCAGAAATTAGCAACCAAAGTCATGAAGTACATAG ACATCGGAGCCAATTTAACGGACCCAATGTTCCAAGGCATGTACAATAACAGTGCGAAACATCCAGCCGACtacaaaaatgttctacagCGGGCTTGGCAAGCAGgaatggaaaaaattattttaactgTCGGAACGATCACTGAAGCGGACGAAGCTCTAAAGTTTGCAGCAGATGACG ATCGCCTGTTCATTACAATGGGATGTCATCCGACAAGATGCAAGGAATTCGAACCGAATCCAGCCGAATACTTCGGGAAGCTTTGCAGctacattgaaaataataaaagcaAAGTCGTGGCTGTTGGCGAATGTGGCTTGGATTATGATCGATTGAAGTTTTGCGACGCAGCCACACAGAGAACGTACTTTGAGAAGCAGCTGGATTTAGTTGAAACGTACCGTTTGCCATTGTTTTTACATTGCCGCAACGCATTCGATGACTTTTGGGACATAGTCGATAGGAATAGGGCGAAAATAACGTCGGGCGGTGTGGTTCATTCGTTCGATGGCACATTGGAACAAGCGCTAAAGTTTATCGAATTTGGGTTTTTTATCGG AATCAACGGTTGCTCGCTGAAAACGGACGAACAACTTGCGGTCGTCGCAAAAATACCGAAGGAGAAAATTTTACTCGAAACTGATTCGCCGTGGTGTTCGATACGAAATTCGCATGCCAGTGCCAAGCATGTTAAAACAACGTTTCCCACTGTTAAGAAGAAGGAGAAATGGACCGAAAATACTCTCATTGATGGTCGGTGTGAACCGCTACAGATCATTCAAGTGCTCGAAGTTTTGGCTGcaattcgaaatgaaaatgtggaagAGCTTGCAGATGTTATCTACGGCAACACTTTGAAATTGTTCTTTCCGTCGTGA